From one Ostreibacterium oceani genomic stretch:
- a CDS encoding NADP-dependent isocitrate dehydrogenase, translating into MEKIKVKNPIVELDGDEMTRIIWSFIKEKLILPYLDVDLKYYDLGVESRDATNDQITVDAAEAIKQYRVGVKCATITPDEARVEEFNLKQMWRSPNGTIRNIIGGTVFRQPIICQNIPRYVPGWTKPIVIGRHAFGDQYRATDFLIPSAGKLTMTFTPTDGGAPIEHEIFAFDQPGVAMGMYNVDESIRGFARSCFNYGLNLGWPVYLSTKNTILKKYDGRFKDLFQEIFDQEFKTAFEQAGITYEHRLIDDMVASAMKWNGGFVWACKNYDGDVQSDTVAQGFGSLGLMTSVLMTPDGNTIEAEAAHGTVTRHFRAHQRGEKTSTNPIASIFAWTQGLKYRGKFDDTPEVVHFAETLENVCIETVESGKMTKDLALLIGKDQAYLSTEEFLAALDENLQKKYQTN; encoded by the coding sequence ATGGAAAAAATTAAAGTGAAAAACCCAATTGTTGAACTTGATGGCGATGAAATGACACGCATTATTTGGTCATTTATCAAAGAAAAACTGATTCTCCCTTATTTAGATGTCGATTTAAAATATTATGACTTAGGTGTTGAGAGCCGTGACGCGACCAATGATCAAATTACCGTTGATGCCGCCGAAGCCATCAAACAATATCGCGTCGGGGTCAAGTGCGCAACGATTACCCCCGACGAAGCACGCGTCGAAGAATTTAACCTAAAGCAAATGTGGCGCTCACCCAATGGCACCATTCGTAACATCATTGGCGGCACCGTCTTTCGTCAGCCTATTATCTGTCAGAACATTCCACGCTACGTCCCCGGCTGGACAAAACCAATCGTCATTGGCCGTCACGCTTTTGGTGACCAATATCGTGCGACCGACTTTTTAATCCCAAGTGCTGGTAAACTCACCATGACCTTTACACCCACCGATGGCGGCGCGCCGATTGAGCATGAAATTTTCGCATTCGATCAACCAGGTGTTGCCATGGGTATGTATAACGTTGATGAGTCTATTCGTGGCTTTGCACGCTCGTGCTTTAACTATGGACTCAACCTCGGCTGGCCTGTTTACCTATCAACCAAAAACACCATCTTGAAAAAATACGATGGCCGTTTCAAAGACTTATTCCAAGAAATTTTCGACCAAGAATTTAAAACAGCGTTCGAGCAAGCAGGCATTACCTATGAGCATCGCTTAATCGATGACATGGTTGCAAGTGCCATGAAATGGAACGGGGGATTTGTCTGGGCATGCAAAAACTACGACGGCGATGTCCAATCAGACACCGTTGCACAAGGATTTGGTTCGCTGGGACTCATGACATCTGTGCTAATGACACCTGATGGCAATACCATCGAAGCAGAAGCCGCCCACGGTACAGTGACACGCCATTTCCGCGCACACCAGCGTGGCGAAAAAACCTCAACCAATCCCATTGCGTCAATTTTTGCATGGACTCAGGGGCTAAAATACCGTGGTAAATTCGATGACACGCCTGAAGTGGTTCATTTTGCAGAGACGTTAGAGAATGTCTGCATTGAGACAGTAGAGTCAGGCAAAATGACCAAAGATTTAGCATTGCTCATTGGTAAAGACCAAGCTTATTTAAGCACCGAGGAATTCCTTGCCGCCTTAGACGAGAATCTGCAGAAAAAATACCAGACAAACTAA